The window TTTGTTAAACAACATAAAACCAGTAACAATAATGCTTTCTCTACTTATCGCACCCATACCTATACAAACTCAGGTTTCTTCAAACGAGGAGGCGCCGTCGCCGTGCCTCACAAGAGATATACGTTCGTGGGTGTTCATGATGCACCAGATCAGATTGAGAGCTCCTGGGGGATACCATTGTCGGAGGTTGTGGTGGCCAGAAAGAAGAGAGCATTTTGGCAAAGGAGTTGGAATTATTGGGATGTGATCAGGTTAGTCCAAGTTGCTGGGGTTCATTTGCTGAGCCTCTTGGCTCCATTTTACTTAAGTTGGTCGGCTTTTCGTGTTTTCCTTTGGATCGTTGCCATCAATGGAATCTGCATCACCTTGTGTTATCACCGGAATCTTTCTCACCGAAGTTTCGATCTACCGAAATGGCTCGAGTATCTATTTGCTTATGGTGGCCTTCTGGCTTTTCAGGTCTGACTTTTATATATTCTGGAGATGGTTATTTGATCTGAACGTTATATGTATTAAAAGAATCGCAAATGTTTAAGTCATGATTTGCAAATTGTGTGCAGGGAGACCCAATAGAGTGGGTGAGCAACCATCGGTACCATCATAAGCATTGTGATACACAACGTGACCCACACAGTCCTACACAGGGGTTTTGGTTTAGTCACATGGCTTGGATATTTGATTCAGGTTATATCCACAAAAAGGTATTAAATGGTCCACTGTTAAGAATCCAACTAATTTCCTGATATGGCCATGGGAAGATTATCAAATAGTTCAATACTGAACAAACTCATTGATGGTTAATTGTTAAAAACCAATTTAATCTCGGATTTCCTAATGGACATGGGAAGATAATCATGTAATTCTAAGAACATCATCGGTGCTTTAAACATGAGTCTCTTCctacaaaagaaaagaataaaaaataaatagtagGCGAgaattacataaaaatatttgaacatTGGTGAGTTTTTCTAAGTGTTTTCTcaacatttaatattaatattttaagacAGTTTAATTATGTGATTAAAATTTAAGGTGAAAACAGAAATCTTGCAATCAAGACGTGAGAGTATTTTCACCATTTCTTGaaggtttctttttttctttgtcaagTTCTTGAAGGTTTCAAATGAGAGATTTATGTGAATTTTTCAACTTTTTATGTTTCTCTCTCatactttattattttattattttgtgaatattttttgaaaaactacCTATATAAATGCTTAACGTATTTTTATTAGTAAACTCTTCCACATAGTGTCACTTGTCCTTCTCCTAATCACAATCTTATATTAAaccttaaattttaataactcatttaagtttttttttggaacacaacTTTCATTAAAACATAGAGTTATGTGGTTGAACCACCAGATACAAGGTTGATAATCATGCTCAAACAAACTCATTGATTCAAGTCTGATTTGTGAAACAACTTCAAACATGCATATCAAAGATGTTGTATTGGACCAACCTTGTCCCATAACCATGCTACCACATCAGGTCTTTTGGATCTGATGGCTAATATATGGTCTTAAAGCCATGAATGGTATTGGGGATGAAACATTTATCTTTAGCCTCTAATTTTatgagtaatatatatatatatatatatatatatatatatcacacgggtcttaaattaataaaagccaaattttattaatattgtccaTAACCTCTAAAATCTCATGATTGGTTTTACTTAGAGCATTCCCCAGGTGGATGAGAAAATAATTTCATACACGTACTGAAATACTCACACATAGGCCTCGGCATAAAATTCGAAACGAAATCTAATCCGAATCCGACCCATTATCCAatcctaaatataaaatatccgAAGGAAACTTCTAGGGTGATACAAAATATATCTAGACCTTAAGTGTTATTAACCGAACATATaacccaaaaaataaaaaaatcatagttaatataaatatttgtaatatatataagtatttcaAATACTCAGTTCAATGTTTATATGTTGATATgacatataaaataattattaaaatttaaataaataccttaaatatccaattagttataaataagaATTTCATAATTTGGTcgttgaaaaaacaaatctactcTATATATAAGGTAATACATATTGTTACAAATGATGTTTGTTTTTATGCTTGATTTAACATTTTGTTGTTATTTTATCAGTTTTATATGTGTGTTGGATTAATTTCTATTCAATTTAACTAtcctttatgttttgttttaaatttttgtttttttctttggatATAACCGAAATGATATAACACAAATCCGAATGATATAAAGTTACTTTATGAATTTTAGGATGCAATACAAATTTGAATCGATTCCGAATTGTTATTATTTAAACCGACTCatactaataaaatattagaaTGAGACTATTAGGAGAGTACAACCAAAAACtccgaaaatccaaaatatctGATCCGACTCCGAAAGGATACCCAAATGCCCATGCATATTCATACAACTGAATAtttgtcttttgtttttatatgaGGAATTCGAAGTGAGAACGAAGTTTTCATTTCTCATAAGATAATATAATAACAATAGTTAATTGCGAGTTTTTTGAATAGTTGAAAAGCTCACAAAATTTCTTGTTTTGAGCACAATTAAATTAGTGATATTTGCAAAGAgggtgcttttttttttttttaaactacacATCTGGCCTAACCCTTACTAAATTAGTGGATGCATGCAGTGTGGTGGACAGGAGAATGCAAACGATCTCGTAAGGCAGCCCTTCTACAAGTTCCTCCAGCGAACCATACTTTTGCATGAGATGGCTTTTGCCCTTCTCCTCTATATTTGTGGACGCATGCCCTTCCTCGTCTGGGGAATTGTAAGGACACCTCTTTCTTGTATTGAGATTTGAGTTATATATAGTTTGATTTAGACATTCATCATCGGAATGAGGCAAGTCATGAGTGTAGTTTTGCATGTAGCGTAGTAGtctacatatgtatatattagtGTTGTTGATGTGTTCCTATATATATCGGGATTTAAATCCGACGATAGAATGgatgtcgacaaaaaaaaacctAGCATGAGATTATGAAAAAATGTTATCTTAAGGGTAAAGGTGAAATAATAAGAGAGTCTGTAACATCAGGGTGTGGCAAATGTGGCTCGATACCACGGGACTTTTCTGGTGAACTCAGTTTGCCATACATGGGGAACACGAGCTTGGAACACACCTGACCTCTCCAAAAACAATTTGTAATGTCTATactatacatatttatatatgtaatctcattAAATactaatagtaacaaaaaataattaataaattggCGACCGGATGAATCAGGTGGGTAGCGGCTATAACATTTGGTGAAGGATGGCATAACAATCATCATGCATTCGAGTTCTCGGCTAGGCATGGACTCGAGTGGTGGCAGCTCGACTTTACTTGGTATCTTATTAAGTTTCTTGAAGCTATTGGCTTGGCCACGAACGTTAAGTTACCTTCTGAAGCTCAAAAGAAGACGATGGCTTGTAACTAGTTGTATTATTGATGTTCTGTCCTATATGTAAGAATAATAAAGTCAAGTGAACGAGACCGTGGTTTGTTAGATAGGATATATTTAAGGAACACAAGCTCCAGATGTGATCTCTATTTTTTTGTCAAGGCTGTTGGTTTTCcctattatatacaaatatggTATTTCACAACAACAAAGTTTCTCGAGGCTGTTGGTTTGGTCACTAATGTTAAGAATACCAAAGAAGCCTAAAAGAAGAAAATGGCTTTGGTCTGATCCTTTATAGCAGCTAATTCCTTGCATAAATTACCTTCtaagattttaataattatctttGATTCTGCTCCTCCAATTTCAAAAAAATCCTTAGTTCTTTTCAACAAATAAGAGCTTTGTCATTAGCATGCCTCCAAGAAAACTAACATTTCCAGCATTTTTGAATTTGCTAATCAATCTTTAACTACAAACCAAATCTTAAAAAGATACTGTTGGGAAAGAAACTATCTGATGATAAGAATAAATCTCAAAAGaaaccattttaaaaataaaagcgcACTAGACTTAATGGAAGACACTACTGCTTGCTTCACCTTTCACCTACTATGAATGTGAGAATATATAAACCTACAATCGCAGAGCTCTCCTCTCaaagtatataaataataacttgGGAGGGAGGCTGCATCATGGTGGTGCAGAGCTTTGCTGAATCAGACCACACCTCACCTCGGCTGTTGATCTGATCCTGGTGCTGAGGAGACACTTGGTCCTGCACCGTTCTCAGGCGGTGGAGACATCCCCCACTTCCCTTCTGGTCCTGGTGGTTCGATCACGTGAACACCACCATCTGTTAGTCCAACTGCAAACTGATTTGGTTCAGAGGGATGGGCTGCGATGGTGGCTGGGTATACCCTCGAGCTGTTTCAACAGAAACCAGGTGTTGTTATTGATGTTGCATAGGCCAATGGTCATAAGTTTGATAACAGCAGGGTTCTTACCTCGGGTTTGAAGGCAAATATGAATTGGGACCAATGCGGCACTTCAGTTGCAACGTCGTAGCCGTCAAGATACTCACACTTCCATCGTCAAAGGCTGCGTAGATTGACTGGCTATCACACGAGTATACAGCATCCGTCACCGAACCACTTGATTCCTTCGGGATCCACTATatattcagaagaaaaataactGATTAAGACTGAGATAACTTTAATGCAAAGCTCTAGAGATATGGGATGTAGCAACAAACCTGCTTCATGCTCTCTAATTTAGGAGCCTCATATATAGCCAACTGGCTGGCATGGACAACAAGAACATGTGTCTGGTCTTGATGGAACTGAACGCGTGTATGAGCAAGTGGGTTTGGTGAATGCCCGCTGGGAATTTGTATCTGTTTGCTAGCTTGCTTTTCCCATCCATCCGTGCTCCATACACAAAGCTATACAAACAAAATCAGAACTACTTTGTAAAACAGATAACATAATTAGAGCCAATGTAGTATATAAGCATGCCTGGGAATCAGCACCAGACGAAACAAGTACATTCAGAACGTTTGAGAATGCTAAACCAGTCACTCTCTTCTGATGACCTTTCAATTTACTTTTAACCTACAAGAATCATTACCAGCCAAAAGTTGTTTGAAATATTGTTTATATGAAAAACAATACAAAAGTCTTTAAACACTTTCAGTTAAGTCAAGATACCTCATCCACTCTGACATTGTAGATTTGGATAGACGAGTCGTCCATTCCAATAGCAATAATGTTATTGTCTTGGGGATGGAAGGCAAGGGAAGTCGCTGCTGGAGGAGGCGCCATGAATGTTGTCATCGTCTGCAAAGCAAACAAAGATATATAGTAACTGCGAAGCTTGTAACCCAACAGATAAGTAGACGTAACTAAGAATGGAGAGACCTTAAAAGTCATCATGTTGAACAAGGAAATTTTTCCTCCTGAGGCTGACATGACATAAGAATCATTCTTTGATAGAGCAAAGCATGGAACTACATCTTCTTTGCTTCCCTCGCGCGTGTCATTTGTCATTACAACTCCACTAGATGGCTGCCAAAGCTGTGGTGGTACATGGCTATTTGCCTAAACAAGCAAAAAATCATATAAGAAGATATAACTATTGAGTTTCAGAAACATCACTAGATATTGAATCACAACGGATATGATGTACCTTTCCCAAAAGATTCCGCTCACTCTTTTGCCATTTCCATAGTTTATGTAAAGCATTTTCAGCCAATGCCAATATAGCACTTCCagaatttgtatatattaaCTTAACAACCTGCATCCAAATACAAGATGACATCATGACAAAGATAAGAATTAGAGAATAACGTGTTTGGGATATTTGGGATACATACTCTTGCTTGTATCAGGCTGTCAGGAAGCCGAAGAGTACGAAGCTGAGAACGTTCGCTGATCTCTGTCAGCTTCCAAATCTTTGATTTCTCTGCCTCATCAGGGATTCGTGGTTTGACATCTGGCAGATTGCGATTATCTCCATTCTAAAACCAAAAGATTGTGAAATAAACTTAGTAAGTATTTAAGAAAGAACCAATGTTTGGCGTTTGATAATAACAGTTACACGTTGATCTCTTGCCAACTTCACTAGAGAAACGATATGTAAATATTAATCAACCAAGATATCTTAACATTTCACAGGTGGGATTACCATTCCAGTAACAGAAGCCCCGGGTCCACTTCTATCAGCCATTGATAGACTCATTCCAGTGCTTGAACTTGGAGTCCCAAATGCTCCAACTATAGGACCCTATTAACAAAATCATgcattttcagtttttttttttctcatgcaATAGCACACAGCTTACAGATATAGCAGAACATAAAAGTTATGATGACAGGTTTTACCTTTGCAACTGAACCAGGAGGACCTCTAGAGCTTTCAAGGCCACGGTTTGCCATGGAGTGCAAAATTCTGGAACCTTCAGCATTCGCTAGTATCTTAATTCCATTCTCAGTAGTTGAGACAGCCAGCAGAGTTCCTTCTTTATTGATCCTTAAGCAAGGGGAAGACTGAAAATATTATGTTAGCAACCATTCCTTCTAAAGGTCAATTAGACCAATAACAACTGAGATCAAATATAGAGCATTACCGGCAATCCCCCGTCTGCATGTGTTGTAGTCAAGAGATCAACACTATCCATATCCCAGAATTTGACTTGGAACTCATCACCAGCAACCAAAAACTTATTCTTCATGGTATCAAACTGAACAACCCCCACAGACCGTTTCCCCAGTCCATGGTATGTTCGCTTCACAGCTCCCTCACTTTCATTCCATTCAACAATGAATGATTCCCCCTCCTTACTAGTACCACAAGAGAACAATCTGCAACAAACGAGA of the Brassica rapa cultivar Chiifu-401-42 chromosome A03, CAAS_Brap_v3.01, whole genome shotgun sequence genome contains:
- the LOC103859646 gene encoding topless-related protein 4; translated protein: MSSLSRELVFLILQFLDEEKFKDTVHRLEKESGFYFNMRYFEDSVTAGEWDDVEKYLSGFTKVDDNRYSMKIFFEIRKQKYLEALDKKDNAKAVDILVKELKVFSTFNEELFKEITMLLTLTNFRENEQLSKYGDTKSARGIMLGELKKLIEANPLFRDKLQFPTLKNSRLRTLINQSLNWQHQLCKNPRPNPDIKTLFIDHSCGHPNGSHVASPATNHLMGSAPKVGGFPPLGAHGPFQPTPAPLTTSLAGWMPNPSVSHPTVSAGPIGLGAPNSAVSMLKHPRTPPTNSLAMDYQTADSESVLKRPRPFGISDGVNNLPVNVLPVTYPGQSHSHAAYSTDDLPKNVSRVLSQGSAIKSMDFHPVQQTMLLVGTNVGDIAIWEVGSRDKLVSRSFKVWDLAACTANLQASLASEYTAAVNRVVWSPDGGLLGVAYSKHIVHIYSYHGGNDLRNHLEVDAHAGNVNDLAFSLPNQQLCFVTCGEDKTIKVWDAVTGNKLHTFEGHDAPVYSVCPHQKENIQFIFSTAVDGKIKAWLYDNMGSRVDYDAPGRSCTAMAYCADGTRLFSCGTSKEGESFIVEWNESEGAVKRTYHGLGKRSVGVVQFDTMKNKFLVAGDEFQVKFWDMDSVDLLTTTHADGGLPSSPCLRINKEGTLLAVSTTENGIKILANAEGSRILHSMANRGLESSRGPPGSVAKGPIVGAFGTPSSSTGMSLSMADRSGPGASVTGMNGDNRNLPDVKPRIPDEAEKSKIWKLTEISERSQLRTLRLPDSLIQARVVKLIYTNSGSAILALAENALHKLWKWQKSERNLLGKANSHVPPQLWQPSSGVVMTNDTREGSKEDVVPCFALSKNDSYVMSASGGKISLFNMMTFKTMTTFMAPPPAATSLAFHPQDNNIIAIGMDDSSIQIYNVRVDEVKSKLKGHQKRVTGLAFSNVLNVLVSSGADSQLCVWSTDGWEKQASKQIQIPSGHSPNPLAHTRVQFHQDQTHVLVVHASQLAIYEAPKLESMKQWIPKESSGSVTDAVYSCDSQSIYAAFDDGSVSILTATTLQLKCRIGPNSYLPSNPSSRVYPATIAAHPSEPNQFAVGLTDGGVHVIEPPGPEGKWGMSPPPENGAGPSVSSAPGSDQQPR
- the LOC103859645 gene encoding probable lipid desaturase ADS3.2, chloroplastic, producing MVSLATTLKPLSPFPSFVKQHKTSNNNAFSTYRTHTYTNSGFFKRGGAVAVPHKRYTFVGVHDAPDQIESSWGIPLSEVVVARKKRAFWQRSWNYWDVIRLVQVAGVHLLSLLAPFYLSWSAFRVFLWIVAINGICITLCYHRNLSHRSFDLPKWLEYLFAYGGLLAFQGDPIEWVSNHRYHHKHCDTQRDPHSPTQGFWFSHMAWIFDSGYIHKKCGGQENANDLVRQPFYKFLQRTILLHEMAFALLLYICGRMPFLVWGIGVANVARYHGTFLVNSVCHTWGTRAWNTPDLSKNNLWVAAITFGEGWHNNHHAFEFSARHGLEWWQLDFTWYLIKFLEAIGLATNVKLPSEAQKKTMACN